The nucleotide sequence aacaagcacaaactctcacttgaccaagacaagcctaatgagtaaggtggatgcacacgTGCTACATCCTATGCACTAACgaggtccttaatcttagattatcaaatctcaatcacttcaCTAGGCTCTTACTCTCCCTTGCACTACAAAGGTGTTTCTAAGCTGAGCAAATGGGCAAGAGGCCTCCCATgaatgagtggagtaagtatttataccccctcattcaaaacataacgtttggaggctgagttaTCACTCTGcgggctgactggacgctccggtcagttgtaCCTACCACTGTGTCAAAGAGAGCCATTAAGctctgatcggactctgaccagcgttcgatcagcacccaccggacatgttcggtcaagaAAAAGCCTCTCTAAAACATCTCTGGAGTGGATCGAACGCAGGCACCTCAGTGTTTGGTGCTCCTccactcaacgtccggtcagtaccagacgactgtagttgatcaaatgaactaatcggactcaccctccagcgtccgatcacaaccagaccagcgtccgatcagtcatttgacccttcattcacttccaacttaaaatcctatgtgaatgaagttgactccaattaattttagggctattcctgagctatctagtgctaggtttgacaagtatgcaccacacctaacccactagactcacttaggtcaagctactagtccataccccccttaatagtacggtcaaaggaaaaacaaagtcataaactactctaagtgtctctccaacaccaaacaatATTTAGAACTAGTCTGCCCtttaccttgtcgtccatcctttgaaaccgaaatgatttccatcgacaggggcatgacaaccatgattgcccaatcaatttccattaccatgatctaactcaaattgcctctgcaaaacacacgttagtcatattaatctcatgtcgtcattaatcaccgaaacccaaccaggggtctagatgctttcagcctttccttcaccaccacCGTTTCCTCTTCCTTCTTTTTGCTAAGCACCTTTATGCACCACGGGGGTTTCTAGGAGATAGGAGAGCAGAGCGAGGGAGAGAAAAACTTACAGATCTATTCATAGTTCTTTcaggtgtttcagaggtatgttgcaaatgtttcatatagatgttgcaaaagtagatcgggatgttgcatatgttgcaatggctatacacgtatgtttaagcgtctgtttcaaatatttcatctgttttttcagacatACGTTGAAAgtgtttttatttggatgttgcgtatgattcacacatatgttataagtgtttttatctagacgttgcatatgttttgcaatggctttttaaatgttttcaggtgtttttgcaagtgttttagacacatgtttcaagtgtttagtCTGTCTTCAAATGCgcgtttcaaatatttcatctagatgttttaGAAATTGATCAGGTATTTACACATGTGGCAATGTGACTCACCTGCCACAGTCGTCTGCTGCAGCTACTGGAGTACCGTGCATGCCTGTGAGAAGCGGAGGGATAGAGTGCTGCGCGGCGACGGGCGCGTGAAGCAGAGGGGGAAGCGCAAGGAGCGGCACGAGCGGTCCCGCCTGGCGCGGGCGTCCGAACGCAAGCGTAGACGTAGGAGACTAGTAGGGGTACAGTTTACTCCTACCACGGAGCAGTTTGTGTTTATGGAGTTATGGGATCAATCCATGTTCAACGGCTAAgagcgtgtttagttcgcgaattttagaaatttggctactgtagcactttcgtttttatttggcaattagtgttcaatcatggactaattaagcttaaaacgttcgtctcgcaatttccaaccaaattgtgcaattagtttttttcgtctacatttaatgctccatacacgtatcgcaagatttgatgtgatgggtactgtagcactttttaggaaattttttgggaactaaacaagcactaagGCATAAAGTTTACCGGTTCAAAGTTTCTGTAACATACTGAAACCTCTGCAATTATCCCCAGAAGCAAAATAATTTCTACGAACCTTTCGAGCTTTTTCCAGAAATCGTGAGCCTTTCAAAAATAATGAAGTGGCATAAAGCTGGTAAACCAAATAGTAATCCCCGTCCGCGCCGCCGAGCACAGACAAGCCATCGAGCACGCGGCTCCACAGAACAGAGACGTGACACCAGCACGAGAGGTGAGAACGACCTCCCGTGCACCCACTCTAGGTTGGACACGGTTCACCTTCCCCGCTCCCACCCGAGCGCTCTTTGCGCAGCCTCATCGACTGCTCCCGTTCCCGCCCAGATGCACCTGCGGGCTGCCGCGCCGTGCGTCGTGCGTGGTTAAGAAGGTTCGCCACGTCTCCTGCGCTATAAAATGCGAGCCGGTTCAAAGCTTTGTTCCCCACGCACTCGCTCGCTGCAGTATCAGTGCAACACCGATCCAGAGCACACCAGCTGAGCTCGAGCTATAGTCGTTTCAGCACCGGTTCCGGTGTCATCCATGGCCATGAGGagggcggcgcagcaggcggcaCGGTTCGCCATGGGGCCGCACGTCCCTCACATTGCGCCCGCTGCGAGGAGCCTTCATGTACGGCACGTttgttactccctccattttacTATTTGCAATACATCTGGGCCACTTACCCGTGCGTCGTTCTGTTTCGTGTACCTCTAGGCGTCCGCCGGCAGCAAGAAGATCGTGGGCGTGTTCTACAAGGGCGGCGAGTACGCCGACCGGAACCCCAACTTCGTCGGCTGCGCCGAGCACGCCCTCGGCATCCGCGGCTGGCTCGAGTCGCAGGGCCACCAGTACATCGTCACCGACGACAAGGACGGCCCCAACTGCGGTAAGCGTGTTATGCTTGTGCGCACACGTCACTACTGGCTCGGTGTCGCGCTGACAACGTTGCGTACATGCTTTTGGCGCCTGCAGAGCTGGAGAAGCACATCGCGGACGCGCACGTGCTCATCACCACGCCGTTCCACCCGGCGTACGTGACGGCGGACCGCATCGCGCGCGCCAAGAACCTGGAGCTGCTCCTCACGGCGGGCATCGGCTCCGACCACGTGGACctgccggcggccgccgccgcggggcTCACCGTCGCCGAGGTCACCGGCAGCAACACGGTGTCGGTGGCGGAGGACCAGCTCATGCGCGTCCTCGTCCTCGTGCGCAACTTCCTGCCGGGCCACCACCAGGCCATCAGCGGGGAGTGGGACGTGGCCGGCGTCGCGCACCGGGCGTACGATCTGGAGGGGAAGACGGTGGGCACCGTCGGCGCCGGCCGGATCGGGCGCCTGCTGCTGCAGCGCCTCAGGCCGTTCAACTGCAGGCTGCTCTACCACGACAGGCTCCGGATCGACCCGGCGCTGGAGGCGGAGACCGGCGCCCAGTTCGAGGCGGAGCTCGACGCCATGCTGCCCAAGTGCGACGTCGTCGTGCTCAACATGCCGCTCACCGAGAAAACTAGGTGAGACAGACCTACTACAACCGAAAAATCAAACGCGCATGCGGGCGTCATTAGCACGACTGCCATCTGCTTGGTTCTCATTAACCGCTTGCTGCCTTTGGCCAGAGGCATGTTCGAAAAGGAGAGGATCGCGAGGATGAAGAAAGGCGTGATCATTGTGAACAACGCTCGAGGCGCGATCATGGACATGCAGGCCGTGGCGGACGCTTGCGCCACCGGGCACATCGCTGGTATGTACTGCCTGTCGTGTCCTGCTCATTTTCAGCCGGTTAGCATTGTGGCAAAATATAGAAAAACGTCATGCTCACCAGACTGATACGTCTGAAACTGTTGTATGTGTGATGATCAGGATACGGCGGCGATGTGTGGCACCCTCAGCCTGCGCCCAAAGACCACCCGTGGCGCTACATGCCCAACAACGCCATGACCCCTCACATCTCCGGCACCACCATTGATGGCCAGGTCAGTAGACAGTAGTACATACAGTTCTTAGAAGAGCAGAGTTGAGGAATACTGATGTAATAATAAGCATGTTTCTGGCACGATTTTTGGTACAGCTGAGGTATGCGGCCGGGGTGAAGGACATGCTGGAGAGGTACTTccagggtcaggatttcccagtGCAGAATTACATCGTCAAGGAAGGCAAGCTCGCGGGCCAGTATCAGTGAGCATACATGAAGACGCATCTGCAGTGTGAAGCCTGCTCCTGCCTCAGCCTCCTCTGCCTCAACATGTCAATCACCATAAATAAAGTTACGACTTTTACACATTCTCATCGTGGCGGTTATGGATGAAAAATTGTTCCATTTTCCAACTTTCCTTCCTTTATTTGTTTGAAGCTTGCAATGTCTAATGACCTCTGATACAAGAACTTAAGACAACAGCATTGCTATGTGGCCTTTATTTATACCTACACAATTTTCAGTTCTCTCATCAACAGCCAAACAAGCAACTCAACATCAGAAACCACCTACCAGGAATTCAACTGCTGCACTTGTTCTGAACGACATAATCTTGCGAATAGTTGTTATGTCGCTGAATAAAAAAGCCATACTTTAACTCGTTAAACAAAAGGATAGTGAAACCCAGTCAGCCCTTGTCTGTTTGAGCTTCACAGTCGTTGGAATGATGCAAATCTCCTCTTATAGACTGCATCCAACCTGACGGATACATATCTAAGTACTCCAATGTTTACATTAATGTGATGGTTTGTAAAAGCTCACAATTGAAGCGCATGCAGGCCTTTCATTAATGCATCAGTGTGCTCAGGTTTCCCAACCGAGCTACGAATATACCCTTTCAGTTCCTTCTTGTCATAGTGGCGGATCATCACTCCCATCTTTGCAAGGTCttcctgattttttttttcaataaaaCATGTGAGTAATGTTGTAAATTGCGTACTCTTACAAACATTCCTGCATTTGTATTCCAGAAAACGTGAACAGAGATATTCATTTGTAGAAAACCATGTTCTGATATTTTCTGACCTTAAATCACATAAATATGCAACAATAAAGAAAACGAACCTTTATTTTCTTTGCATCCTTTCCTGATGTGACCTCGCAGAGAATGAAGTTAGAATGACTGGGAAACGGTTTCAGGAATGGTATTCCTTTGAGAAGATTAAACAACCTCTCCCTCTCTTGTACCAGTAAATTTTTCACATTCTTCCGTTGTACAAGGTTCGAAAATGCACGTTAAGTTAGGCAAAGTCGAACTGTGGAAAGAATTATTACAGTGATTTTGTAAAAGTGATACCTCCAAATAGGTTGGATTCTGCAATGCTGCACATGCTGAAACTTCTGCAGCCACAGAAACATTGTACGGCTGCTTGGCCCGCCACAAATACTCAATAATGCTCAGAGGAAATGCACCATAACCCACACGAAGACCAGCTAAACCTGCATTGTTAATAACTTTTAAGCTTAACCTTTCAGTTCGTAATTTTGTAGCAAATGTGTCTTTTATATGTTTTTTCAAAGCAAGTGACTTTAGCAACAGATGATTGGCATATAGCAGCTCACATGAGCTAACAAAAAAAACTACAATCAACAATTGGATTAGCAGTTTCCTTATCATAGTCTAAAAACCAACCAGGGGATTACAAGGCAATGTCATGAGGAAATCATAACAATAAATTCGAGATCTCCAAATACTAGTGAAGTTGTTAGTTTGTTTGGAATACATTTACACTTGCATGCTAACTATATAGGACATAAAAATCACAAACCTGCTCGTTTGCTAAATGTTCGGAGAACAATCAAATTATCATGCTTCTTAACCCATGCCATC is from Miscanthus floridulus cultivar M001 chromosome 7, ASM1932011v1, whole genome shotgun sequence and encodes:
- the LOC136467599 gene encoding formate dehydrogenase 2, mitochondrial-like, which translates into the protein MAMRRAAQQAARFAMGPHVPHIAPAARSLHASAGSKKIVGVFYKGGEYADRNPNFVGCAEHALGIRGWLESQGHQYIVTDDKDGPNCELEKHIADAHVLITTPFHPAYVTADRIARAKNLELLLTAGIGSDHVDLPAAAAAGLTVAEVTGSNTVSVAEDQLMRVLVLVRNFLPGHHQAISGEWDVAGVAHRAYDLEGKTVGTVGAGRIGRLLLQRLRPFNCRLLYHDRLRIDPALEAETGAQFEAELDAMLPKCDVVVLNMPLTEKTRGMFEKERIARMKKGVIIVNNARGAIMDMQAVADACATGHIAGYGGDVWHPQPAPKDHPWRYMPNNAMTPHISGTTIDGQLRYAAGVKDMLERYFQGQDFPVQNYIVKEGKLAGQYQ